From Watersipora subatra chromosome 8, tzWatSuba1.1, whole genome shotgun sequence, a single genomic window includes:
- the LOC137401712 gene encoding NADH dehydrogenase [ubiquinone] 1 alpha subcomplex subunit 2-like, producing MAAVKFAPRLKELRIHLCQTSAASQGVRDFITKEYVGLKKANPKVPILIRECSGITPKIWARHEFGQESSVGVGDKNSSQVMDEVLKLAVK from the exons ATGGCTGCAGTCAAGTTTGCGCCCCGGCTAAAGGAGCTAAGAATTCACCTTTGCCAAACGTCTGCTGCTAGTCAAGGTGTTAG AGATTTTATAACTAAAGAGTATGTAGGATTGAAAAAGGCCAACCCCAAAGTTCCAATATTGATAAGAGAATGCAGCGGTATCACTCCTAAGATCTGGGCAAGGCATG AATTTGGTCAGGAATCCTCTGTTGGCGTTGGAGATAAGAACAGTTCACAAGTGATGGATGAAGTATTAAAACTGGCTGTCAAATAG